TTGTGACATGCAGCGCAATTTGCATTAAAAAGTTCTTTCCCTTTTACCGGATCACCACCAGATGTCGCAGCCGGAGCAGCAGCTTCAGGTGCCGCAGGAGCTGCAGCAGGATCTTGAGCAAATGAAGTTAGGGAGAAAATTAACGTTAGCGACAAACTAAGTAATAATTTTCTTGAGATCGAATTATGGTTACCCACCTTTTTCATATAGTATAATAATTATCTACTAATTTTTGGTATGATTTTTTCTGTATTAAACCAGACAAAATACACACCCTCTTTTAAAACTTGCACAAAAATACGACTTATGAACTATTCTCAAAACCTTAAAATAGTCTTAAATATCAATTTATATCAATTCTAAATAATATTAAAATTTCGCACACAAACTTTAAATAGTATTTTTGCATAAAAACCATCACATTATGAGAATTTTAAGCCATACAAAAAACGTTTTCTTAACATTAACATTGACTGCATTAACACATAATATTCATGCTCAAGATCAAAATTTAACACTAAATCAAGACCCTAAATTTGAGCAGTTATTGAATGATAAACGTAAATTTAACACAGCAATAAGTACAAACGATTCTTATAGAATTCAAATTTTCAGCGGAAAGAGCGATGAAGCAAAAAAGACTTTAA
This is a stretch of genomic DNA from Flavobacterium endoglycinae. It encodes these proteins:
- a CDS encoding SPOR domain-containing protein; this encodes MRILSHTKNVFLTLTLTALTHNIHAQDQNLTLNQDPKFEQLLNDKRKFNTAISTNDSYRIQIFSGKSDEAKKTLSDFKREYANIDGTIIFNTPNYKVIVGNFKSRIEAERNLIDIRKKYRNVFLLKPGK